The genomic interval TTTTGCCTCCAGAAGGAGACTTAAAAGTACTGCCAGCAGTTGGTTTATCTAATGGTTGCTTACGCTTACGCTCTCTGAGATGTTCAAGTGTACTGCGTCGGATTTTGTTGGGTTCACCTTCACTGTTTATGTGAAAACGAACTTTTAGCACTAAACGTTGGTCATCAAGTAAACTTGTATAACGATAGCCTGCATGTACATCAGCCATAGTTAGCGTTTTGATTGTGCCGTCTAGGTTAAGGACATCAAAGTCTTTGACAATGTCTGTCATTTCACGAGGGCGAAACACAGTTAATCCAGCATTCATTGCGACAGCACCGCCAACGGTGCCAGGAATACCAATAAGAAATTCAAAGCCTGAGAAGCCTTCGTGAGCAGCGAACCTAGATAAGCGAGGCAAAGAAACACCGCTTTCTGCAACAATAAAGTTGTCTTCTCTGCACAGTTTAGTTAAAGAATTGCATGTTATTACAACCAGGCCCGGGAGACCAGAATCATCAATTAGGACATTGGAACTGCGGCCAAGAACATAAACAGGCAATTGGCATTCAGCACACCAGGTTAATGCCTCACGAAGATTTCCCAAAAGGGGCTCTACTAAATATTTTGCTACTCCGCCAATTTTCCAGGTTGTGTAAGCAGCTAGTGGAATATTTCGAAGAGTATTTTTATTCATTTTAGAGCATACATTTAGCTTTGCAGGAGGACCATAGTTTTTAAGTAGAGCTATCTAGATCACTTGTAATATCTATAGTGGTTCTTGACACATGAGGCACACCTCAACTAGGACAAGATTGGGAACTCGCAGACTTGGGTAACTTACCTATGTTTTATTCGAGTGAGAATGTTATGTAAACTACTTTTTAAGAGAATAGAAAGCCTATTATTGGTTTTCCAAATAGTCTCTTTATCCTCTAAAATGTGACTAATATTTTTTGAGTGAAGTACCAGTTCAACCATAATTTGAATTCGATAAATCTACATTGCTAGGACTTGAAGCCTTAATCTTACTTGCTCAAGTTCTAAGTTCCATACCTCAAGAACTCTAGTCATAGTGTCACTATTTTTTTAAAGCTCCCGGATTGCTCCAAAAAATCTTGATAACGTCCTTGAGCTACTACTTTCCCATCACTCAATTTTACAATCCAGTCACAGCGTTCTACCGTACTTAGTCTATGGGCAATCACTAAAATAGTCAGATCGTTACCTAGGCCATTGATAGCGGCCATTACTTCTTTTTCTGTAGCATTATCTAACGCACTGGTCGCCTCATCAAATATTAAAACTGATGCCTGTCGATATAGTGCTCGGGCTATTCCTATCCGTTGCCTCTGTCCCCCACTTAGCCGAATACCTCTCTCTCCAATTTCTGCCCAGTAGCCTCCAGGGCAGGATTCAATGAACTCAGAAATTTGCGCTTGCTCCGCTGCTTTTTTAAGTTTAGCTAAATCAATTGACTCCTTTAATACACCTAGTGCAATATTCTCAGCTAACGTTGTATCAGCCAAATAGATGTGCTGAGGAACATGGGCAATAGTCTGTTGCCAAGCTCGACAATACTCTTCCTGCAAAGACAAGCCATCCACTAAAACTTGCCCAACCGATGGCTCTAGCAGCCCCATCAAAATATCCAACGTCGTGCTTTTACCGCTACCCGTTGTGCCAATGATGCCAACCCGCACCCCCTTAGGAATCGTAAACGAGATATCTTGGAGTACCCAGGGAGATTCCTCCGAGTAGCGAAAACTGACCCCTGCAAACTCGATCGCCCTGTGCCACTCCAGCGGCGGAGGCGGCGGCTGCAAAAAACTTTGGGGTAGCGGCTGTCCCAGCAGCTTCATTACATCCTCCGCAGATCCTTGATCGCCTCGCAAAAACGCCCAGGCCGCAAACATCTGCTGCTGCGCTGGCAATAGTCGCTGTGCTCCTAGCGCCAGCGTTCCCAGCAGGGGCAGCGCCATTGCCCCACCCCCTACCTGCTGACTCAAGCCGTAGGCGATCGCCGCAATCAGCACCATCCCCAGCGCCTCCATGCCATAGCGAGGGCTGCCAGCAATAAACGCATTTTCTGCCTTGGCCTGGCGAAAGGGCCAGTCCGCCTGGCGGTACAGCTCATAGTAGAAGGGCTGCGTGTGGTTGAGCAAAACATCGCGAATGCCCCCCATCCCCTCCTGGAGAGCCTTAATCTTTTGAGTCAGCGCGCGGCTCATAATGCGGCTGTTACGGGCTAAGCGAGGTCGAGTAATGGCAACAATTCCGGCATAGAGACTGCCAAAGCCCACAAACGCCGTCGCCGCCAACCACGGGCTGACCGCCACCAGCGCCAGCACAATGGCTGTTACCATCACCGTAGCGCTGGTCAGCGTCAGCGCCTGGGTCACAGCGGCCATCACCGTGTTCACCTTTTCTACCGAGCTGATGATTTCGCTACTGTTGCGGGCAATGTGCACCTGATAGGGCTGGTACAGCGTACGCCGATACACCTCTACCGACAGCTCATGGCCCACCCGCTGCACATAGTTTTTGATGGCCCACAGTACCAACAGCCGCAGGGCTCCAGCCACCAGGGCCGCCATAGCAAAGGCCACCGTGAGCGGCAGCACTAGCTGGTCACTAGTGGTTAGCCCCAACCAAATCGCCAGACGGGCCGCTGCCGGGTAGTCAAAAATCTGCTCTGGAGCAACGATGACGCCCAAAAAAGGCAGCACCGCCCCCAGGGTAACAGCCTCCGCTAAGCCACTGGCCAGCATGAGCCCCACCAGACCAGGGAGCTGCCACCGGCGGCGGGGGCTGAGGTGCTCCCACAGCCCCCGAAGAAGCGATTGAGTGCTGAGGCTACGTGGATTGGAACGACGCCGAACGGGGAAATGGTAGCGCTTAACCATAGTTTTGAGCCAGTACTGGTCTTTTGCAGTGCGTTTCTGTGCAAATGCAACCTACGCATATCCTCAAGACCATGGTTGTCATATCTAAGGTTTTTGCAAAAATACAAACAGATTCCCGGTCAGCCCGCTGGGGGCCAGCCGGTGCACCAGCGACAGTAGCGCAAACACATAGCGGTTGCCCATACAGTAGCCAGGCTCTGGTACGTAGGTATAGGAATAGTTAGACCATCCCGCAAACCATTGCGACACCTGGCGATGGGTATTGCACCGATACTGAGTCGGAAAAATGTCCTCTGGTTTGCGCTCGGGTTGAAACAGACGCAGCGCCCCACTGTGGAGCGACTGCCTCACTAACCGTGCCCCCACGCAAACACAATTCCAGTAATGGGGCGTGCGGGCACAGAAAAAGCCTCCCGGCTTTAGCAATCGCTGAGCCTCGCGTCGCAAGAATTCCAGATCCGCCACCGACAGGTGTTCCAACACATAATCACAGATGATGATATCTATGCTCTCTGCTTCCAGGGGCAGAGAACCATGGGGCTGCTCCTGGTGCAGGTTGCGCGAGGTAATAGGGTTTGTGAGCACCACTGGGCTGACATCGACCCCAATAAACTCCTTCACGTCAGT from Leptolyngbya sp. KIOST-1 carries:
- the murB gene encoding UDP-N-acetylmuramate dehydrogenase codes for the protein MNKNTLRNIPLAAYTTWKIGGVAKYLVEPLLGNLREALTWCAECQLPVYVLGRSSNVLIDDSGLPGLVVITCNSLTKLCREDNFIVAESGVSLPRLSRFAAHEGFSGFEFLIGIPGTVGGAVAMNAGLTVFRPREMTDIVKDFDVLNLDGTIKTLTMADVHAGYRYTSLLDDQRLVLKVRFHINSEGEPNKIRRSTLEHLRERKRKQPLDKPTAGSTFKSPSGGKSAGWYIEQAGLKGFEFGGARVSPVHANWIENMGSATSADVRHLIDYIQTRVDNQLGIQLEPEVRFLP
- a CDS encoding ABC transporter ATP-binding protein; the encoded protein is MVKRYHFPVRRRSNPRSLSTQSLLRGLWEHLSPRRRWQLPGLVGLMLASGLAEAVTLGAVLPFLGVIVAPEQIFDYPAAARLAIWLGLTTSDQLVLPLTVAFAMAALVAGALRLLVLWAIKNYVQRVGHELSVEVYRRTLYQPYQVHIARNSSEIISSVEKVNTVMAAVTQALTLTSATVMVTAIVLALVAVSPWLAATAFVGFGSLYAGIVAITRPRLARNSRIMSRALTQKIKALQEGMGGIRDVLLNHTQPFYYELYRQADWPFRQAKAENAFIAGSPRYGMEALGMVLIAAIAYGLSQQVGGGAMALPLLGTLALGAQRLLPAQQQMFAAWAFLRGDQGSAEDVMKLLGQPLPQSFLQPPPPPLEWHRAIEFAGVSFRYSEESPWVLQDISFTIPKGVRVGIIGTTGSGKSTTLDILMGLLEPSVGQVLVDGLSLQEEYCRAWQQTIAHVPQHIYLADTTLAENIALGVLKESIDLAKLKKAAEQAQISEFIESCPGGYWAEIGERGIRLSGGQRQRIGIARALYRQASVLIFDEATSALDNATEKEVMAAINGLGNDLTILVIAHRLSTVERCDWIVKLSDGKVVAQGRYQDFLEQSGSFKKIVTL
- a CDS encoding class I SAM-dependent methyltransferase; protein product: MFNSNDRFLGSYNSLDGTVEFYGRIKSLLQPDFKVLDYGAGRGQWFFEDASKYRRSLRDLKTDVKEFIGVDVSPVVLTNPITSRNLHQEQPHGSLPLEAESIDIIICDYVLEHLSVADLEFLRREAQRLLKPGGFFCARTPHYWNCVCVGARLVRQSLHSGALRLFQPERKPEDIFPTQYRCNTHRQVSQWFAGWSNYSYTYVPEPGYCMGNRYVFALLSLVHRLAPSGLTGNLFVFLQKP